The window TTTTTTCCTATCCGAACAATGTATTTTTCATAAGCATTCTGTATACATGTGACAATGGCCGCTTCGTCGGCGGGGTTTGCTTTTCTTATTTTTAATATTGCCATGCTTCAGTACGCCTCCCTAAAATAAAAATACGGGCTATCCTTTTGTTTGAAGATTTTTTAAAATTTCATGATAGCGTATTGTTGCCAATACACTTGTTTCACCCTTTTTACAGAAAGAAAGCCCGGCCAGCTTCGGAACAATGCGTTCAACCACAATCTGCCCATCCACCATTTTGGATTCCAGTGTTTGCAAAGCTTCGAGAAAACGTTTGTCCTTCTTGGCCCGGTTGTAAAAGGATAAGACATAGACGTATACAAAAAGGTTGTAGTTTCGGAAGGGGTATTCCACCTGCATGAATAATGTGCCGATTCCATAGTGGCATGGGCCAATGGGTTTCCTGATGGTCCAATGCTCCAGCAAAAAATCCACGGCCTTATCAAGGGCAGGTTCCTTGTTGAGATAATTGCTAAAGCGGAACGCATTCAGGGCAGTAAGTGTGGGGAAGGGATTTGAATGCTCCGTTTCTGGCCCCCGGCCAAAGCTGAATTTATTGCAGCGCCAGCCACCGTCTATATATTGGATATCTAAAAGATGCCGGAAGGTTTTTTGCAGTCTGGCATCGGAAGCATACCCCAGGTGACAAAGTGCATTGGCGGCGTGGATGGTATGGCATGGATAAATAGAACCTTTAGGGTATATCTTGAAACGTCCATCATCCAGCCAAGTACTAAAGAATAATTCGGTAGCCCCTTTCAGCAAAGGATCGGTAGGTTCCATACCCAATTCCAGCAGGAAAAGTACGCTCTCCAGAGTTGAGAACGGGGCTCCTTTTAGCAGACGTTTGTCGGGTGTAGTCCAAAGATCGCCTCCATTATCGTATCTATGAGACAATATCACTTCAACATCTGATGCATATTGCTTCTCTACAGCCACTTCTCCCACCTCTCTCAAGACTAAGTGTACATTATATAAATAATCTGCACTTAAGTATATCAAAAAAACATAAAAACAAAAGAACCCAAACCACGAGGTTTTAAGTTCTTTGCTTCATTACTGAATGTGTCATTTGGTCAGAATAGATGCAAGGGAAGATAGTCCGTATTCACCGATAATTTGAATTTTTAATCAAATACGCTATTCTGAAATGAGGCAATCAAGGTTTTTTAGGTCAATTTTATCAACTTCTCTAAGCTTATATCCGCTATGAAATAGTTTTT is drawn from Desulforamulus ruminis DSM 2154 and contains these coding sequences:
- a CDS encoding prenyltransferase; the protein is MGEVAVEKQYASDVEVILSHRYDNGGDLWTTPDKRLLKGAPFSTLESVLFLLELGMEPTDPLLKGATELFFSTWLDDGRFKIYPKGSIYPCHTIHAANALCHLGYASDARLQKTFRHLLDIQYIDGGWRCNKFSFGRGPETEHSNPFPTLTALNAFRFSNYLNKEPALDKAVDFLLEHWTIRKPIGPCHYGIGTLFMQVEYPFRNYNLFVYVYVLSFYNRAKKDKRFLEALQTLESKMVDGQIVVERIVPKLAGLSFCKKGETSVLATIRYHEILKNLQTKG